From the genome of Methylocystis echinoides:
CGTTCTTGTTCGCCGCCCGGCCCGATCGGCGGGCCGCCCTCCCCGCGATGGGAGGGGAGGGGCTGGCGATGTCTAACTTCCCTCCCTGTTGCGGGGAGGGCGCCGCTCCAAAGGAGCGACGGGTAGGGGCCGCTCGACCTCAAAACATCTCCGGCGCAAGCGACATCATCGTGTCGGCGCCGGCGCCAATGCGCGCGAGGCGCAGGGACGTCTCCGGCAGCATCCGCTCCATGTAAAAGCGCGCGGTGACGAGCTTCGCGTCCATGCGTGCGGCCTGATCGGGCTCACGCGCCTTCTTGTCCAGCGCAACGGCGGCGATCTTGACCCACATCAGCGCCATCGCGACGCGGCCGAGGAGATGCATATAGTCATAGGACGCCGCGCCGGCGTTGTCGGGCTTGGCGAGCCCATTCTGCATGAGCCACATGCTCGCTTTCTGCAAGTCGTTCAGCGCCGCCTGAGTCGGCGCGACGAAGGGCCTCATGGCCTCCTTGTCGCCATGCGACTGCAGCAGTTCCGCGCCGTCCCTGAAGAAGGCCATGATCGCGCGGCCGCCCTCGCGCGGCAATTTGCGGCCGACGAGGTCGAGCGCCTGAATGCCATTCGCGCCCTCGTAGATCATGGCGATGCGCGCGTCGCGCACGAACTGCTCCATGCCCCATTCGCGAATGTAACCATGGCCGCCGAAGACCTGCTGCGCCTTCACCGCATTGTCGAAGCCGATATCCGTCAACACGCCCTTCAGCACCGGCGTCATCAGGCTCAGCCGATCTTCCGCCGCCTGCCGCGCCGCGGCGTCTTCCGAGCGATGCGCGACGTCGCTGTCGAGCGCGGCGGCGAGCGTCAACCCGCGCGCCGCCTCGTTGAACGCCTTGATCTCCATGAGCATGCGGCGGATATCCGGGTGCACGATGATGGGATCGGCTTTCTTGTCGGGATTCTTCGGCCCCGACAGGGCGCGGCCCTGCAGGCGCTCCTTCGCATAGGCGACGGCGTTCTGATAGGCGACTTCCGACTGCGCGAGGCCCTGAATGGCGACGCCGAGCCGCGCCTCGTTCATCATCACGAACATCGCGTTGAGGCCGCGATTGGCTTCGCCGACGAGAAAGCCCTGCGCGCCGTCGTAATTCATCACGCAGGTCGAGTTGCCGTGAATGCCCATCTTCTCTTCGATGGAGCCGCAGGAGACGCCGTTGCGCGCGCCCAGCGAACCGTCGGCGTTCACGGAGATCTTCGGCACGATAAAGAGCGATATCCCCTTCACGCCCGCCGGCGCGCCCTCGATGCGCGCGAGCACGAGATGGATGATGTTTTCAGCAAGGTCGTGTTCGCCGGCGGAGATGAAAATCTTCTGTCCCGTGATCAAATAGGAGCCGTCGCCGCGCGGAACCGCCTTGGTGGTTAAGAGGCCGAGATCGGTGCCGCACTGCGGCTCCGTCAGATTCATGGTGCCGGTCCAGCGGCCTTCGGCCATTTTGGGAACGTAAAGCCGCTTCTGCTCTTCCGAACCATGCGTGAGCAGCGCGGCCAGCGCGCCCTGCGTCAGGCCCGGATACATGGCGAACGCCATATTCGCCGCAGACGCATATTCGCTCATCGGCGTCGACAACGTGAAGGGCAGGCCTTGACCGCCATATTCCTCCGGCACGGGCAGGCTGATCCACCCGCCCTCGGCGTAGGCCTGAAAGGCCGATTTGAAGCCGGCGGGCGTCGTCACGCCGCCGTCGGCGTCGCGCCGGCAGCCATTGGCGTCGCCGGATTGGTTGAGCGGGGCGAGGATCTCTTCGCAAATCTTGCCGGCTTCGCCGAGAATCTGGGCGAGAACGTCGGGGCTGACGTCGGCGAACCCTTTCAGATTGCCGAAACGCTGAAACTGCAGCACGTCGTTGAGGAGAAAAAGCGTGTCGTCAACAGGCGCTCTATAGCTCGGCATCGATTTCTCCCGCCAAAGGTCGACTCCCAGTCGCTGTGCGCGGCCCGGAGGAGACGCCGTTCGCGTCTTAGGTAGAGAGGGCGCGTGGCGCGCGCAATAGGGGCGTGAACATAGCTCAAGTGGTTTACGGATAGGCGCGGCGGCTTGCCCGAAACGGAATAAGGCGAGCATGGCTAATCATTTGTTTCGTAAACATGAACGAAGGTTGACAGATTGCCGGAGCTTTAACGGCTTGTTTACCGCAAACAGAGGAAAGTCGCTCACGGCGCCGTCTCGGCCATCTATGGTTAACGCCCCGATTCGCGGGCGCTGTCGAGCCGACCCACGGGTTGTTTTCGTTCACTCTTCTCTCGAGCCATCCGCAACAGACGGGCTTGCCGGATACGCACATGACCAAGGCACTTTCCCGCAAACACCGTGGACTCGACGACGACGCCGGCGGCTCGGCCCGCGCGGAAGCGCGCCGGTCCGGGAAACGCCTCGGCGCCTGGCTGGACGATGTGATTCGGGCGGAGGCGGAGGCGTTCGACGATGAGGCGTTCGACACTGACGATGAGGACGATCGGGTCGAAACGATCGCGCGACGGCTCGCGCGCGGCGGCGGCGCGCGGGACGACCGTGAGCGCGCCGATGAACCTCGGCCGCGCCGCTGGCGCGACGACGCGCGGGAGCTCAGGGCGGAACCCCGCCGGCGCCGCGACGAAGCATTTCACGAGAAAGACGATGACGAGCCCCGGCGCGAGTCGCGCGGGCGTCGCGCCCCACGCCGCGACCAGCAGGAGATTTTCGCCGACGCGGCGGCGGTCCTCGGCCGTCGCATCGCCCAGAGCGAGCGTCAGACCGCGCGCGCCCTCGACAATCTCGCTGGCCTGGTCGAAGACGGCGAATTGAGCCGCGAGAGCGCAGAAGAGGGCTTGGCGTTCCTGGCGAAGCGGCTGGGGCGCATCGAGTCGCGCCTATCTGAACAGCCGTCCGCGGGCGCGAACGCGCGCCCCATTCGCTCCGCGCTGGCGCGGCTCGAGGCGCGGCTCGACGAGCTTTCCGACGCGGACCGCGTCTCCGACGTCGAGCGCGCGCTCGAGGGGCTCGACCGGCGCCTGGAGGAGATCGCCCGTCGGCTCGACCCCGAGCCCCGCGCGCGCGGCCGCGCCCCGAGCCCGGCCGCGGATCATGCCGAGCCGCCGCCCCGTCGCCCGCTCGACGCGGCGATCGCCGAGATCACCCGCCGGCAGCGCGCGCTCAACGCCGCCGAGCCGACGCAGGGGCCAAAGCGGCCCGAGCCGGCGCCGGCTGTCCCGTCGCCCGCCGCGCCCGTCGTTCCGCCCCCCGCGCCCGCGCCGGATGTCTGGGACGGCGCGCCCCCGGCAGAGCGTTTCGCCGCGGTTCACGCCTCGCTCGACTCGATTTCGTCGCAGCTCGAAACGGTGCGGCAGGGCGCCGCGCAGCGCGCCGATCAGCAATTGGTGGCGATGCGTCAGATCGAGGGCCTGCGCCGCGACCTCGAGGAGATGTCCGGGGCGATTGGCGACCTCGCGCCCCGCGCCTCGGTCGCCGCCATCGAGACGGCGCTGCACGATCTCGCGCGCCGTGTCGAGACGCAGCGCTGCCGCGGCGTCGCCGATGATCTGCTGGCGCCGGCCGAGCGGATCGCCGGCGAGTTGCGCGCCGCCATCCGGGATCTCGACCCGAGCCCGATCGTCCGTAATCTCCACGCCGACGTGCTGACCATCGGGCGCCGGCTCGACTCGCTTCAGCAGCCGAGCCCCGGCGACGCCACGCTCGTCCGCGACCTCGTCGCGCGGGTCGGCGAAATCCGCGAGCAGCTCGCAGCGCTCGCCGCCCGTCCGCTGCCGCTCGAGAAGATCGAGACGCGCCTGGTCGACCTCGCCCAGCGCGTCGACGCGTTGACGCGCACGGGGGTCGGCGTCGCCGCCAAGGCCGCGGCCGCCCTGGACATGGGCGAAGTCGCGCGCTCGATCCGCGCGATCGTCTCCACCGAGACGAACGCGAGTTTCGACACGTTCAACGGCCGCCTCGAACAGCTCGCCGGCAAGGTGGACGCGCTCGTCGCCAGCGCCGGCGGCAAGCGCATCGACGAATTGGGCAAGCGCATCGACGATCTCGGCCAGATGATCGCCAAGCGCTTCGAGAACGGCGCGGCGCAACGCGTCGACACCTCCGGGCTCGAGAAGCTCGTGGCGGGTCTCGCGCGCAAGCTCGATACGGCGTTGGAGCAAAAACCGGAGACGCCCGCGCTCGAGGAAATTGGCCGCAAGCTCGACACGCTCGGAACGCGCTTGCTGCCCGACGCCGTCTCCGCCGAGGCGATCGCGCGCATCGAGGGCATGCTCGCGAGTCCTCCCGCGGAAAAGCAGTTTCGCGATCTCGCTCAACGTATCGACGGGATGCGCGAGACGCTCGCGCAACGGCTCGAGCAGGGGGGCGCCGAGGGGCCCGCCATCGGCGCCATCGAACATCTGGTGCGCGGACTGGATCGCAAGGTGGAGACGGCGCTCGCCGCGCATGCGCACGCGCCGGACATCGAGCCGCTCCGCCGCCAGCTCGAACAATTGTCGCAAAAGATCGACCGTCTCGACGATCCGGGCGCCCACTCGACGCTGAGCGCGGCGGGGACGGGCAATCCGCAGCTCGACGACATCGCCGCGCGGCTCGACCGCATGCAATCGGCGCTGGCGCATCGGGTGGAGGAAGCCTCGCCGGCGGCGCGCCAATTCGAAATGGCCGAGCTTGTCGAACAGCTCGCGGCGCGCATCAATCAGGCGGCCGACTCGCAAGGCGACGCGGAGGCGTTCAGGGCGCTCGAGACGCAGATCGGCGCCTTGTCGAAACGTCTCGACCGCAACGACCACAATGGCGCCGCCCTCGCCGCCGTCGAAGGGAAGATCGCCGCCCTCGTCGCGCAGATGGAGGAGACCAAAAGCGCCACCTCTTTAGCCGCCGAGGAGGCCGTACGTCGCGCCACGCAGGAGATCCTGCGCGAGGCGAGCCCCGGCCCGGGCGCCTTGCGCGCGGCGCTTGAGCGCGAGCTCGCCGACATTCGGGACAAGCAGGACGCAAGCGGCCAGCGCACCCATGAGACGCTGCTCGCGGTGCACGAAACCCTCGAACGCGTCGTCGATCGTCTGGCGATGTTCGAGGACGAGCTGACCGAAATTCGAACCGGCGTGACCGCGCCCGCAAAAGCTGGCGCAGCCGCGCAGCCGGCGTCCGCCGCGGAGCCGCGTCCGCCGTCGCGTCTCACGGATGACGACGAACTCGGCGATTTCCTCATGCCGCCCGGCGCGCCCCGCCCGCAGCGACGCGAGACCGCCTTCGCCGCGGCGCCGGAATCCGCGCAGATGGATTTCATCGCGGCTGCGCGCCGCGCCGCTCAGCAGGCTGCGCGCGACGCCGCCGCCGCCGAAACGGCGTATCAGGAACGCCGCAACGCCGCCCTGCGCGCCGAAGCCTTCGCTGAGAGCGGCGAGCGGGCGCCAGAGGGAAAGAGCGGCGGCCTTCTCGCGGCCATTCAAGAACGCAAGCGGCCGTTGTTGCTCGGCCTCGGCGCGCTGGTGCTGATGATCGGCGCCTATCAGATCGCCCGCGTCGGAATCGAGGGCGCGGATAAATGGCGCCAGGACAGACGCCATGCCGAGGCCGCCCACACCGAGAGCGACGCCGAGCCCGAAGCCGCCCCGGGGCCAGGCGCCCCCGCGCGTACGGGCGCCAGCCAGGGCGCGGCGAAGACGCCCGCGCTCGCGCCGGCGACGCCCGCCCGCCCCTCCGCCAACGCGCCGGAAGCGGCGCCCCGCCCTCCGGCCGCTCCGCCGCCCAGGATGCTCGCGCCGCAGGCCGAAACGCCGGGGCCTCTCGACAAGACCCCCGTCGGCTCGATTGGCGGAGCGGGCCTCAATCCGCTGCCGCCGCCGGACGCCGTCGTCGCCATCCGGGCGCTCGCCGAGGGCGGCGATCCGGGGGCGCAATATGAACTCGCGCTGCGCATGGCCGAGGGGCGCGGCGTGCCGCGCGATCCGGCGACCGCCGCGCAATGGTTCGAAAAGGCCGCCGGGAAGGGCGTCGCGCCGGCGCAATACCGGCTTGGTTCTCTCTATGAGAAGGGACTAGGCGTCGCGCGCGACTACTCGCGCGCCCGCAAGCTCTATCAATCCGCCGCCGAGGCGGGGAACGCCCGCGCCATGCATAATCTCGCCGTGCTGCTCGCCGAAGGCGGCGACGGCGGCAAACCGGATTATGCGGTGGCCGCCGAGTGGTTCCGCAGGGCGGGCGAATATGGCGTGCGCGACAGCCAGTACAATCTGGCGATCCTCTACGCGCGCGGGCTCGGCGTCGGCCAGAGTCTCGTTCAGTC
Proteins encoded in this window:
- a CDS encoding acyl-CoA dehydrogenase C-terminal domain-containing protein, producing MPSYRAPVDDTLFLLNDVLQFQRFGNLKGFADVSPDVLAQILGEAGKICEEILAPLNQSGDANGCRRDADGGVTTPAGFKSAFQAYAEGGWISLPVPEEYGGQGLPFTLSTPMSEYASAANMAFAMYPGLTQGALAALLTHGSEEQKRLYVPKMAEGRWTGTMNLTEPQCGTDLGLLTTKAVPRGDGSYLITGQKIFISAGEHDLAENIIHLVLARIEGAPAGVKGISLFIVPKISVNADGSLGARNGVSCGSIEEKMGIHGNSTCVMNYDGAQGFLVGEANRGLNAMFVMMNEARLGVAIQGLAQSEVAYQNAVAYAKERLQGRALSGPKNPDKKADPIIVHPDIRRMLMEIKAFNEAARGLTLAAALDSDVAHRSEDAAARQAAEDRLSLMTPVLKGVLTDIGFDNAVKAQQVFGGHGYIREWGMEQFVRDARIAMIYEGANGIQALDLVGRKLPREGGRAIMAFFRDGAELLQSHGDKEAMRPFVAPTQAALNDLQKASMWLMQNGLAKPDNAGAASYDYMHLLGRVAMALMWVKIAAVALDKKAREPDQAARMDAKLVTARFYMERMLPETSLRLARIGAGADTMMSLAPEMF
- a CDS encoding peptidoglycan-binding protein, translated to MTKALSRKHRGLDDDAGGSARAEARRSGKRLGAWLDDVIRAEAEAFDDEAFDTDDEDDRVETIARRLARGGGARDDRERADEPRPRRWRDDARELRAEPRRRRDEAFHEKDDDEPRRESRGRRAPRRDQQEIFADAAAVLGRRIAQSERQTARALDNLAGLVEDGELSRESAEEGLAFLAKRLGRIESRLSEQPSAGANARPIRSALARLEARLDELSDADRVSDVERALEGLDRRLEEIARRLDPEPRARGRAPSPAADHAEPPPRRPLDAAIAEITRRQRALNAAEPTQGPKRPEPAPAVPSPAAPVVPPPAPAPDVWDGAPPAERFAAVHASLDSISSQLETVRQGAAQRADQQLVAMRQIEGLRRDLEEMSGAIGDLAPRASVAAIETALHDLARRVETQRCRGVADDLLAPAERIAGELRAAIRDLDPSPIVRNLHADVLTIGRRLDSLQQPSPGDATLVRDLVARVGEIREQLAALAARPLPLEKIETRLVDLAQRVDALTRTGVGVAAKAAAALDMGEVARSIRAIVSTETNASFDTFNGRLEQLAGKVDALVASAGGKRIDELGKRIDDLGQMIAKRFENGAAQRVDTSGLEKLVAGLARKLDTALEQKPETPALEEIGRKLDTLGTRLLPDAVSAEAIARIEGMLASPPAEKQFRDLAQRIDGMRETLAQRLEQGGAEGPAIGAIEHLVRGLDRKVETALAAHAHAPDIEPLRRQLEQLSQKIDRLDDPGAHSTLSAAGTGNPQLDDIAARLDRMQSALAHRVEEASPAARQFEMAELVEQLAARINQAADSQGDAEAFRALETQIGALSKRLDRNDHNGAALAAVEGKIAALVAQMEETKSATSLAAEEAVRRATQEILREASPGPGALRAALERELADIRDKQDASGQRTHETLLAVHETLERVVDRLAMFEDELTEIRTGVTAPAKAGAAAQPASAAEPRPPSRLTDDDELGDFLMPPGAPRPQRRETAFAAAPESAQMDFIAAARRAAQQAARDAAAAETAYQERRNAALRAEAFAESGERAPEGKSGGLLAAIQERKRPLLLGLGALVLMIGAYQIARVGIEGADKWRQDRRHAEAAHTESDAEPEAAPGPGAPARTGASQGAAKTPALAPATPARPSANAPEAAPRPPAAPPPRMLAPQAETPGPLDKTPVGSIGGAGLNPLPPPDAVVAIRALAEGGDPGAQYELALRMAEGRGVPRDPATAAQWFEKAAGKGVAPAQYRLGSLYEKGLGVARDYSRARKLYQSAAEAGNARAMHNLAVLLAEGGDGGKPDYAVAAEWFRRAGEYGVRDSQYNLAILYARGLGVGQSLVQSYVWFSAAAEQGDADAAKKRDEVAARLDSKELAAAKAAAAAFHAKEPPRAANEAPAPAGGWEKAKAPGAPGPATRPPAKPKISAI